A window of the Equus przewalskii isolate Varuska chromosome 10, EquPr2, whole genome shotgun sequence genome harbors these coding sequences:
- the CDK5R1 gene encoding cyclin-dependent kinase 5 activator 1 — translation MGTVLSLSPSYRKATLFEDGAATVGHYTAVQNSKNAKDKNLKRHSLISVLPWKRIVAVSAKKKNSKKVQPNSSYQSNITHLNNENLKKSLSCANLSTFAQPPPAQPPAPPASQLSGSQTGVSSSVKKAPHPAVTSAGTPKRVIVQASTSELLRCLGEFLCRRCYRLKHLSPTDPVLWLRSVDRSLLLQGWQDQGFITPANVVFLYMLCRDVISSEVGSDHELQAVLLTCLYLSYSYMGNEISYPLKPFLVESCKEAFWDRCLSVINLMSSKMLQINADPHYFTQVFSDLKNESGQEDKKRLLLGLDR, via the coding sequence ATGGGCACGGTGCTGTCCCTGTCCCCCAGCTACCGGAAGGCCACGCTCTTTGAGGATGGCGCGGCCACGGTGGGCCACTACACGGCCGTGCAGAACAGCAAGAACGCCAAGGACAAGAACCTGAAGCGACACTCCCTCATCTCCGTGCTGCCTTGGAAGAGGATCGTGGCCGTGTCGGCCAAGAAGAAGAACTCCAAGAAGGTGCAGCCCAACAGCAGCTACCAGAGCAACATCACGCACCTCAACAATGAGAACCTGAAGAAGTCGCTGTCGTGCGCCAACCTGTCCACGTTCGCCCAGCCCCCACCGGCCCAGCCGCCCGCACCCCCTGCCAGCCAGCTCTCGGGCTCCCAGACCGGGGTCTCTTCTTCCGTCAAGAAGGCCCCGCACCCTGCTGTCACCTCCGCAGGGACGCCCAAACGGGTCATCGTCCAGGCGTCCACCAGCGAGCTGCTGCGCTGTCTGGGCGAGTTTCTCTGCCGCCGGTGCTACCGCCTGAAGCACCTCTCCCCCACGGACCCTGTGCTCTGGCTGCGCAGCGTGGACCGCTCGCTGCTTCTGCAGGGCTGGCAGGACCAGGGCTTCATCACGCCGGCCAACGTGGTCTTCCTCTACATGCTCTGCAGGGATGTCATCTCCTCTGAGGTGGGCTCCGACCACGAGCTCCAGGCTGTCCTGCTGACCTGCCTGTACCTCTCCTACTCCTACATGGGCAACGAGATCTCCTACCCGCTCAAGCCCTTCCTGGTGGAGAGCTGCAAGGAGGCCTTTTGGGACCGCTGCCTCTCCGTCATCAACCTCATGAGCTCCAAGATGCTGCAGATCAATGCCGACCCACACTACTTCACACAGGTGTTCTCCGACCTGAAGAACGAGAGTGGCCAGGAGGACAAGAAGCGGCTCCTTCTAGGACTCGATCGGTGA